The following proteins come from a genomic window of Methanosarcina sp. MTP4:
- a CDS encoding indolepyruvate oxidoreductase subunit beta has translation MSESGISGSEANAGEAGSPKQSFDLLITGVGGQGAILASDIIGKAAVLAGLPIRAAETHGMAQRGGSVVNHIRIGADLGSMIPEKGADMMLALEPMEAIRYLDFLKDGGVVIVNTEAVIPVTVTSGQASYPEVSKILETLSEKYTVKAFNADDLAAEAGNRLAMNVVMVGAVSSYLPISKEVLLESVKALVPPKTVEVNVNAFELGREKVRES, from the coding sequence ATGAGCGAAAGTGGAATTAGTGGAAGTGAAGCAAATGCTGGTGAGGCCGGAAGCCCGAAACAGAGTTTCGACCTCCTGATTACCGGAGTAGGCGGTCAGGGCGCAATCCTTGCCTCGGACATCATTGGAAAAGCCGCAGTTTTAGCAGGCCTTCCCATCCGTGCCGCCGAGACTCACGGCATGGCCCAGCGCGGGGGCTCGGTCGTAAACCATATCCGGATAGGAGCTGACCTCGGGTCCATGATCCCTGAGAAAGGCGCGGACATGATGCTTGCCCTGGAGCCCATGGAAGCGATCAGGTACCTGGACTTTTTGAAAGACGGCGGAGTCGTGATCGTAAACACCGAAGCTGTAATTCCGGTAACCGTAACTTCGGGCCAGGCTTCATACCCTGAAGTCTCGAAGATTCTGGAAACCCTCTCCGAAAAATATACCGTGAAAGCCTTCAACGCGGATGACCTTGCCGCAGAAGCCGGGAACAGGCTTGCCATGAATGTGGTGATGGTGGGCGCGGTTTCAAGTTACCTGCCTATTTCAAAAGAGGTCCTGCTGGAAAGTGTGAAGGCACTTGTGCCTCCGAAGACGGTTGAAGTGAACGTGAACGCGTTTGAACTGGGAAGGGAGAAGGTTCGGGAAAGCTGA
- the iorA gene encoding indolepyruvate ferredoxin oxidoreductase subunit alpha, which yields MTTREYMLGNVAIARGLLEGGVQVASGYPGTPSSEIIDTLAARKDRDYYIEWSVNEKVAMEVAVGAAWAGVRSVVTMKHVGLNVAADPFMTLAYAGTKGGLIAIVADDPSCHSSQNEQDTRRYAQFALVPCFDPSTPQEAKDMIPYAFEFSEKFEMPVIFRPTTRISHGKSDIELGDIPTDKPPANFEKLLDRWVMLPKNARPRHTHILSIQQAMEDALAESPWNSLELNPGAKFGVIGAGIASVYAKETLEELGVEASFLKIGAYPIPKKLIRELLETVDAVLVFEELEPIVEEQVKMIAQDAGLPVSILGKMNGFVSREGELNISSFLKALGKVFDLPEEPDSEAASGAAAGTEPEALELAPRPPALCAGCSHRATFYSMKKVFGKDAVYPSDIGCYTLGIQSGTVETTLCMGSSISVGSGLYHAGEKRPICCSIGDSTFFHTGMNSLLNAIYNKADITVTILDNRITGMTGHQPNPGMGFTATGEPTVEVSLAELCKAMGAGLVTVADPYDLEETQEAFKAAKEFKGTAVVIAKQPCVIVAKRAGVRRVPYAVDPEKCEGCKQCVKFGCPAIEFDEEKKVAVITALCSGCGVCAQICKFDAIGEVKK from the coding sequence ATGACGACACGCGAGTACATGCTTGGAAACGTGGCAATTGCCCGGGGACTTCTTGAAGGAGGCGTACAGGTGGCTTCAGGCTATCCGGGGACTCCTTCTTCGGAGATCATCGATACCCTTGCAGCCCGGAAGGACCGGGACTATTATATCGAATGGTCCGTGAACGAAAAGGTGGCAATGGAAGTGGCTGTGGGAGCCGCCTGGGCCGGGGTGCGCTCGGTGGTTACCATGAAACATGTGGGGCTGAACGTGGCAGCCGACCCCTTCATGACCCTTGCCTACGCCGGGACAAAGGGCGGGCTGATCGCTATTGTGGCTGACGACCCTTCCTGCCACTCCTCCCAGAACGAACAGGACACCCGGCGCTACGCCCAGTTTGCCCTTGTGCCCTGTTTTGACCCGTCCACTCCCCAGGAAGCCAAGGACATGATCCCCTATGCCTTTGAGTTTTCGGAAAAGTTCGAGATGCCCGTGATCTTCCGGCCGACGACCCGGATCTCCCACGGGAAGTCCGACATCGAACTCGGGGATATCCCGACCGACAAACCGCCCGCTAATTTCGAAAAGCTGCTTGACCGCTGGGTCATGCTCCCGAAGAACGCCCGGCCTCGCCATACCCACATACTCTCGATCCAGCAGGCCATGGAAGATGCCCTGGCTGAATCCCCCTGGAATTCCCTTGAGCTGAACCCGGGTGCGAAGTTTGGGGTAATCGGGGCAGGGATCGCTTCGGTCTATGCAAAAGAAACCCTTGAAGAACTCGGGGTTGAAGCTTCCTTCCTGAAGATCGGTGCATACCCAATCCCGAAGAAGCTGATCAGGGAGCTTCTTGAAACCGTTGACGCCGTGCTCGTATTTGAGGAACTGGAACCGATTGTGGAAGAGCAGGTCAAGATGATCGCACAGGACGCCGGGCTTCCGGTTTCTATCCTCGGGAAAATGAACGGCTTTGTCTCGCGGGAAGGAGAATTGAATATAAGCAGTTTCCTGAAAGCTCTCGGGAAAGTCTTTGACCTTCCCGAAGAACCTGATTCCGAAGCTGCTTCTGGTGCTGCCGCTGGGACTGAGCCTGAAGCTCTCGAGCTTGCTCCCCGCCCGCCTGCCCTCTGTGCCGGCTGTTCCCACAGGGCAACTTTCTACTCCATGAAGAAAGTCTTTGGGAAGGACGCGGTTTACCCAAGTGACATCGGCTGCTACACCCTGGGCATCCAGAGCGGGACGGTCGAGACCACCCTCTGTATGGGTTCAAGCATCAGCGTAGGGTCCGGGCTTTACCATGCAGGCGAGAAGCGGCCGATCTGCTGCTCCATCGGGGACTCGACTTTTTTCCATACCGGCATGAACTCGCTCCTGAATGCCATCTACAACAAGGCTGACATCACGGTCACCATCCTGGACAACCGCATCACAGGCATGACAGGGCACCAGCCAAACCCGGGCATGGGCTTTACCGCAACCGGGGAGCCGACCGTGGAAGTCTCCCTTGCCGAACTCTGCAAAGCCATGGGAGCCGGGCTTGTGACCGTTGCCGACCCCTATGACCTTGAAGAAACCCAGGAAGCCTTTAAAGCCGCAAAGGAATTCAAGGGCACAGCTGTGGTAATTGCAAAGCAGCCCTGCGTGATTGTGGCAAAGAGGGCAGGAGTCAGGCGCGTCCCCTATGCGGTTGACCCTGAGAAGTGTGAAGGCTGCAAGCAGTGCGTGAAGTTCGGCTGTCCTGCAATCGAGTTTGACGAGGAAAAGAAGGTCGCGGTAATTACTGCTCTTTGCAGTGGGTGCGGGGTCTGTGCCCAGATATGCAAGTTCGATGCAATCGGGGAGGTGAAGAAATGA